From one Nitrosopumilus sp. genomic stretch:
- a CDS encoding iron-sulfur cluster assembly protein has protein sequence MSQDIKQLRVKIFDELSKIVDPEINTSIVELELIDEVDINNDNVKVDLHLTSPFCPAVFGFKICQDIHDNLLKVDGVDDVKVNVSNHFMAEQINNQVNNSPNPKKSG, from the coding sequence ATGAGTCAAGATATCAAACAGCTTAGAGTGAAAATCTTCGATGAATTATCAAAGATTGTAGATCCAGAAATCAATACGTCAATTGTAGAATTAGAATTAATTGATGAAGTAGATATCAATAATGACAATGTTAAAGTGGATTTGCATCTTACCAGTCCATTCTGTCCTGCAGTATTTGGTTTTAAGATTTGTCAGGATATTCATGATAATCTATTGAAAGTAGATGGCGTAGATGATGTGAAAGTGAATGTTTCAAATCACTTTATGGCAGAACAGATTAACAACCAAGTTAACAATAGTCCAAATCCAAAAAAATCAGGCTAG
- a CDS encoding succinate dehydrogenase/fumarate reductase iron-sulfur subunit — protein MAQVSHIANEQTSTPISSSKSITLRIARYNPEHDDSSKFMEFTIPYERWTTVLEAILEVKKHLDHSVAVRYSCRQATCGSCGMMINGKPRLACFTKISELNSDVITVEPMNNFPIIRDLAVKFERLFDTHHKIKPYLIRDDADLVSDEREFLQSPEEVEQYIQFANCIKCGLCNSACPTMATDSSFVGPQALAQAYRYVADSRDKGKDSRLKIIDESHGIWRCHFAGSCSQVCPKGVDPAMGIQLLRGYLLGFRG, from the coding sequence ATGGCACAAGTATCTCATATTGCAAATGAACAAACATCGACACCAATATCTTCATCAAAATCAATTACACTTAGAATTGCAAGATATAATCCAGAACACGATGATTCAAGTAAATTCATGGAGTTTACAATTCCATATGAAAGATGGACTACAGTTTTGGAAGCTATTCTTGAAGTCAAAAAACATCTTGATCATTCTGTAGCAGTTCGTTATTCATGCAGACAAGCCACTTGCGGTTCGTGTGGAATGATGATTAATGGGAAACCCAGATTGGCATGTTTTACAAAAATCAGTGAACTAAATTCTGATGTTATCACAGTCGAACCAATGAATAATTTTCCAATTATCCGGGATCTTGCAGTAAAATTTGAACGATTATTTGATACTCATCATAAAATCAAACCATATCTAATTCGAGATGATGCTGATTTAGTATCTGATGAGCGGGAATTTTTACAATCTCCTGAAGAAGTTGAACAATACATACAATTTGCAAACTGTATAAAATGTGGGTTGTGTAACTCTGCATGTCCAACCATGGCAACTGATTCCTCTTTTGTTGGACCTCAGGCATTAGCTCAGGCATATAGATATGTTGCAGATAGCAGAGATAAAGGAAAAGACTCTAGACTAAAAATTATTGATGAATCTCATGGTATCTGGAGATGTCATTTTGCTGGCTCCTGTAGTCAGGTATGTCCAAAAGGCGTTGATCCCGCAATGGGCATTCAGTTACTTAGAGGATACCTGCTCGGTTTTAGAGGCTAG
- a CDS encoding succinate dehydrogenase, whose amino-acid sequence MRESTIMKIHYGTALAAVALVAVHVLMRLTMGFAESLEYESVIANYKFIPYAAMLELILILLSIHGFNGLRVILLELKQGQLYEKAVSYGCLAAMFGLIAYGSRTIIMTNMGMI is encoded by the coding sequence ATGAGAGAAAGCACAATTATGAAAATTCATTATGGAACTGCCCTGGCAGCTGTGGCTTTAGTTGCAGTACATGTTTTAATGCGACTTACGATGGGTTTTGCAGAGTCTTTAGAATATGAATCCGTTATTGCAAACTACAAATTTATTCCATATGCTGCAATGTTAGAATTAATTCTCATTCTACTTTCAATTCATGGATTTAATGGATTACGAGTTATTTTATTGGAATTAAAACAAGGCCAACTTTATGAAAAAGCTGTTTCATATGGTTGCTTAGCTGCAATGTTTGGTTTAATAGCGTATGGCTCAAGAACAATTATTATGACTAACATGGGGATGATATAA
- a CDS encoding succinate dehydrogenase, translating into MTEDEHKEGIKGMANPSRYGIERVAYWLMRLSGLGLLAYFVAHIYETSNILRGQVGWNEFLELTQTTEGHIFLAIVIAMCVFHTVNGIRVMLGHGGVGVGKPARPDYPYDPASQNYRHKIGIYSAIVLAAIAMMYGLAVMFGE; encoded by the coding sequence ATGACTGAAGACGAACACAAAGAAGGAATCAAAGGAATGGCTAATCCTAGCCGTTATGGAATTGAAAGAGTAGCTTATTGGTTAATGCGACTAAGTGGATTAGGACTATTGGCATATTTTGTGGCTCATATTTATGAAACAAGTAATATTCTAAGAGGACAAGTAGGATGGAATGAATTTCTTGAATTAACTCAAACTACTGAAGGACACATTTTCTTGGCAATTGTAATTGCAATGTGTGTGTTTCATACAGTTAATGGAATTAGAGTAATGCTGGGACATGGAGGTGTTGGTGTAGGAAAGCCTGCAAGACCTGATTATCCGTATGATCCTGCATCCCAAAACTACAGACACAAAATAGGTATCTATTCTGCAATAGTTCTTGCAGCAATTGCTATGATGTACGGACTAGCGGTAATGTTTGGTGAATAA
- a CDS encoding succinate dehydrogenase/fumarate reductase flavoprotein subunit: protein MVDSLEFDLIICGSGLAGLRAAISAAKKGPHLKIGVVSKVQVMRSHSVSAEGGTAAVLFEDEGDTIESHVYDTVKGSDFLADQDVAERLCVEMPQQIHQLDHWGMPWSRRPDGRIDQRNFGGYSFPRATYASDKVGFFEMQTLYDTCQKFENIEYLNEWFVTSIIHDGKRFMGVTAIELSSGTFYTIKGKALIIATGGAGRLYSFSTYALSSTPDGLDMGLRAGMALKDMEFVQFHPTGIMPSGILITEGARGEGGYLLNNKGERFMKNYAAGKMELAPRDIVSRSIMTEIQEGRGFKHETGVDCMKLDLRHIGDEKIKEKLGGIREISIKFSGVDPATDLLDIRPVCHYMMGGLHTDIDGATEIQGVWAAGEAACNSVHGSNRLGANSTSECIVWGKITGELAAEYAMNNTSSNPWPHHLVAAEEKRIYDGIFRGNGDVNPYEIRQELTDTMNEKAYVYRNETDLVAGLKKIRELKTMTWKHVDDKAKEYNTNFANVMELDSMFRVAEIVLLGAINRKESRGAHARTDYTKRDDANFLHHTLAYYDPNEPIMKTHPVTITKYQPVERKY, encoded by the coding sequence ATGGTTGATTCACTAGAATTTGATTTAATTATTTGTGGTTCGGGCCTTGCAGGTTTGAGAGCTGCAATATCTGCTGCTAAAAAAGGACCTCATCTCAAAATTGGGGTTGTTTCAAAGGTACAAGTTATGCGTTCTCATTCTGTCTCAGCTGAGGGAGGAACCGCTGCAGTTCTATTTGAGGACGAAGGCGATACAATTGAATCCCATGTTTATGATACTGTTAAAGGAAGTGACTTTCTTGCAGACCAAGATGTTGCTGAAAGACTTTGTGTTGAAATGCCACAACAAATTCATCAGTTAGATCATTGGGGAATGCCATGGTCTAGAAGACCTGATGGCAGAATTGATCAACGAAACTTTGGAGGATATAGTTTTCCAAGAGCTACATATGCATCTGACAAAGTTGGTTTCTTTGAAATGCAGACATTGTATGACACATGTCAAAAATTTGAAAATATTGAATATCTCAACGAATGGTTTGTCACATCAATAATACATGATGGAAAACGTTTCATGGGAGTCACTGCTATTGAATTATCTTCAGGAACGTTTTACACAATTAAGGGAAAGGCTCTCATCATTGCAACGGGTGGTGCTGGACGATTGTATAGTTTTTCAACTTATGCACTTTCATCTACACCTGATGGTTTGGATATGGGATTACGTGCTGGTATGGCACTCAAAGATATGGAGTTTGTACAATTCCATCCGACAGGAATCATGCCATCTGGAATTTTGATTACGGAGGGTGCACGAGGAGAAGGCGGCTATCTTCTAAATAACAAAGGGGAACGATTTATGAAAAATTATGCTGCAGGAAAAATGGAATTAGCTCCTCGTGACATTGTATCAAGATCAATTATGACAGAAATTCAAGAAGGACGTGGATTCAAACATGAAACAGGTGTTGATTGCATGAAACTTGATTTGAGACATATTGGTGATGAAAAAATCAAAGAGAAATTAGGCGGTATTAGAGAAATATCCATCAAGTTTTCTGGTGTTGATCCTGCTACCGATTTACTTGACATTAGACCTGTTTGCCATTATATGATGGGTGGACTTCATACTGATATTGATGGTGCAACAGAAATCCAAGGCGTTTGGGCTGCTGGAGAGGCAGCATGTAATAGCGTTCATGGCTCAAATAGATTAGGTGCAAATTCCACATCTGAGTGTATTGTTTGGGGAAAAATTACCGGTGAATTGGCTGCAGAATATGCAATGAATAATACATCATCAAATCCTTGGCCACACCACTTAGTTGCAGCAGAAGAAAAGAGAATCTACGATGGAATCTTTCGTGGGAATGGGGATGTAAATCCATATGAAATTAGACAGGAATTGACTGACACAATGAATGAAAAAGCCTATGTTTATAGAAATGAAACTGATCTAGTTGCAGGTCTGAAGAAAATTCGTGAACTAAAAACAATGACTTGGAAACACGTTGATGATAAAGCAAAAGAGTACAATACTAATTTTGCAAATGTGATGGAACTAGATTCCATGTTTAGGGTAGCAGAGATTGTTTTACTTGGCGCAATTAATAGAAAAGAATCTCGTGGTGCACATGCAAGAACTGATTATACTAAACGTGATGATGCAAACTTTTTACATCATACCCTAGCTTACTATGATCCAAATGAACCAATTATGAAAACACATCCTGTAACAATTACAAAATATCAGCCCGTGGAGAGGAAATATTAG
- a CDS encoding PadR family transcriptional regulator gives MMISEWFQRVGSSVPRGFSRYFILELLKKKERTGKEIIDYAVEQSNGIWKPSPGLIYPLLGRLLDEGLIDETKDGKYKLTKKGLDTAADVDKINDIVKKQLEVLFRLGNVGRFVALDLLEKISTMGSILSSNLTNMTDDETQKYKKFLQDELKKIEEKRSKKGKEIKIE, from the coding sequence ATGATGATTTCTGAATGGTTTCAGAGAGTAGGTAGCTCAGTTCCAAGAGGATTTTCCAGATATTTCATTTTAGAATTATTAAAAAAGAAGGAAAGGACTGGCAAGGAGATCATAGATTATGCGGTAGAACAAAGTAATGGGATATGGAAACCATCTCCAGGATTGATCTATCCATTGTTGGGAAGATTATTGGATGAAGGACTAATTGATGAAACAAAAGACGGAAAATACAAACTAACAAAAAAAGGCCTAGATACTGCTGCAGATGTAGATAAAATTAATGACATTGTAAAAAAACAGCTAGAGGTTCTTTTTAGATTGGGGAATGTAGGAAGATTTGTTGCATTAGATTTGTTAGAAAAGATCTCTACAATGGGATCAATTCTAAGTTCAAATTTAACAAATATGACTGATGATGAAACTCAAAAATATAAAAAATTCCTTCAAGATGAATTAAAAAAAATAGAGGAAAAAAGATCAAAGAAAGGAAAAGAGATCAAAATAGAATAA
- a CDS encoding isocitrate lyase/PEP mutase family protein, with protein sequence MFKSKKPLVIPGVYDAIGAKIAEKVGFDAMFQTGYGTSATLFGMPDYGFIGASETVDNARRICRAVSVPVIVDSDTGYGNALSVWKLVKELESSGASGIFLEDQRWPKRCGHMQGKEVIPQEEYTEKLGAAIDARESKDFIIVARTDARATEGLDAAIERGIQNKKTGADAVFIEAPKTLDEMKKIGKAIKAPLVANMIEGGATPLSSAEALNKMGFKIILYPLSVLFANTFATMNILQELKKTGSTAKFKQKVVNFDQFNDLVELPKFRKMEKKYGFSKRE encoded by the coding sequence ATGTTTAAATCAAAAAAACCACTTGTAATTCCAGGAGTTTATGACGCAATAGGTGCAAAGATTGCAGAAAAAGTTGGATTTGATGCAATGTTCCAAACAGGATATGGCACATCAGCAACCCTGTTTGGAATGCCAGATTATGGATTTATTGGTGCATCTGAAACAGTGGATAATGCAAGAAGAATATGTAGAGCAGTTTCAGTTCCAGTAATTGTTGATTCAGATACAGGTTATGGAAATGCACTAAGTGTTTGGAAGTTGGTAAAAGAATTAGAATCCTCAGGAGCATCGGGAATATTTCTAGAGGATCAGCGATGGCCTAAGAGGTGTGGACATATGCAAGGAAAAGAAGTTATCCCACAAGAAGAATACACAGAAAAGCTAGGTGCTGCAATTGATGCAAGAGAAAGTAAAGACTTCATCATTGTTGCAAGAACGGATGCCAGAGCAACCGAAGGATTAGATGCTGCAATAGAGAGAGGGATTCAAAATAAAAAAACAGGAGCTGATGCAGTGTTTATTGAAGCGCCTAAAACATTAGATGAAATGAAAAAAATTGGAAAAGCAATCAAAGCACCACTTGTTGCAAACATGATTGAAGGAGGAGCTACACCGCTAAGTTCAGCCGAAGCGTTAAACAAAATGGGATTTAAAATAATACTGTATCCACTGTCCGTATTGTTTGCCAACACATTTGCAACAATGAATATTTTACAAGAGCTAAAGAAAACAGGTTCCACTGCGAAATTCAAACAAAAAGTGGTTAATTTTGATCAATTCAATGATCTTGTAGAACTACCAAAGTTTAGAAAGATGGAAAAAAAGTACGGGTTTTCAAAGAGAGAATAA
- a CDS encoding DNA-binding protein: protein MSNEARDTIFIGKKPLMAYVTSTLIQLANLPSVNIKARGLSIGRAVDVAQIIARKTENAGYSIGEIKIGSESLESQDGRTRNVSTIEIEVKRNTA from the coding sequence ATGTCAAACGAAGCCAGAGACACCATATTCATTGGTAAGAAACCATTGATGGCATATGTTACATCAACGCTAATTCAATTGGCAAACTTACCATCCGTCAACATCAAAGCTAGAGGACTCAGCATAGGCCGTGCTGTAGATGTAGCTCAAATCATTGCAAGAAAAACTGAAAATGCAGGCTACTCTATCGGAGAAATAAAAATTGGCTCTGAATCACTAGAGTCCCAAGACGGTAGAACCAGAAACGTTTCAACAATAGAAATTGAAGTAAAGAGAAATACAGCATAA
- a CDS encoding HEAT repeat domain-containing protein: protein MENISKVLESGNSQEKIKILETLDKTDNPIILEKIISKLNDDDIQVRGEAFSSLVLNKNNISNFLIKSLNSTSKNIRGFALLVLANRNETEAIPEIVKLVKDESSMVRSCAIGALRHLKAKEDKEIFLQSLLDSNLEVRKSALQAIIDLKISIPEDKRNEINKLKDLEMEKLISKLK, encoded by the coding sequence TTGGAAAATATTTCAAAAGTTTTAGAATCAGGAAATAGTCAAGAAAAAATCAAAATTTTAGAAACGCTAGACAAAACAGATAATCCAATAATTTTAGAAAAAATTATTTCAAAATTGAATGATGATGATATTCAAGTAAGAGGAGAAGCATTTAGTTCCCTCGTATTAAATAAAAATAATATTTCAAATTTTTTGATTAAAAGTTTGAATTCCACCAGTAAAAACATCAGAGGTTTTGCATTACTAGTATTAGCAAACAGAAATGAAACAGAGGCAATTCCAGAAATAGTAAAACTGGTCAAAGACGAGAGTTCTATGGTCAGATCATGTGCAATAGGCGCGTTACGACATCTCAAGGCAAAGGAAGATAAGGAAATTTTCCTTCAATCTCTTTTAGATTCAAATTTAGAAGTAAGAAAAAGTGCTCTTCAAGCAATTATTGATCTAAAAATTTCAATTCCAGAAGACAAAAGAAATGAAATCAATAAACTGAAAGATTTGGAAATGGAAAAATTAATTTCTAAATTAAAATAG
- a CDS encoding FAD-binding oxidoreductase: MVVDNKATVTYVQLLKEDLVIIRLVPKEGPVPDYQAGQFITLGLPNPAEGGKIVRRAYSIASHPENRDYIELVIRWVRKPLPGRLTTQIFNTKEGDEILWLKPTGRALLINEELPNGEKDNRRIICIGGGTGLAPFVSYAQHLHDIGDKREIIVLHGASYVDELSYKDLLTGLENESIARGKDEWNFKYRAAISRPQEWFNRSWAGQVGRVETFLRPRDNGMSPLEELIGDKITKENTMFYVCGWQGTIDGVMDFLKPKGFVTEHDKREDGSFEVKYESYG, translated from the coding sequence ATGGTAGTAGATAACAAAGCGACTGTCACCTATGTACAATTACTAAAAGAAGATCTTGTAATAATTAGATTAGTTCCAAAAGAAGGACCTGTTCCAGATTATCAAGCCGGCCAATTTATCACACTAGGATTACCAAATCCTGCAGAAGGTGGAAAAATTGTTAGACGTGCATATTCTATTGCATCTCATCCAGAAAATAGAGATTACATTGAGCTGGTAATTAGGTGGGTAAGAAAACCCCTTCCTGGAAGATTAACTACGCAGATATTTAATACAAAAGAGGGAGATGAGATTCTTTGGTTAAAGCCTACAGGTAGAGCGTTGTTAATTAATGAAGAACTTCCAAACGGAGAAAAAGACAACAGGAGAATTATTTGTATCGGTGGCGGTACTGGTCTTGCACCATTTGTTAGCTATGCGCAACATCTTCACGATATAGGAGATAAACGAGAGATCATTGTTTTGCATGGTGCAAGTTATGTTGATGAGTTAAGTTACAAAGATTTGCTTACTGGACTTGAAAATGAAAGTATTGCAAGAGGCAAGGATGAATGGAATTTCAAATATAGAGCCGCCATCAGTAGACCACAAGAATGGTTTAACAGATCATGGGCAGGTCAAGTTGGCAGAGTTGAGACATTCCTTAGACCTAGAGACAATGGAATGTCACCACTGGAAGAATTAATCGGGGATAAAATCACAAAAGAAAATACAATGTTTTATGTTTGTGGTTGGCAGGGAACCATTGACGGAGTAATGGACTTCCTAAAACCAAAAGGCTTTGTAACAGAACACGATAAACGTGAAGACGGAAGCTTTGAAGTCAAATACGAATCTTACGGATGA
- a CDS encoding branched-chain amino acid transaminase, giving the protein MKLPLSKYVWFDGKYVLTEKAKVPITTHAIHYGTSIFEGIRGYWNGKNLYVFRLDEHVKRFRRSGQFYNISLNFSDKEITDAIVGICRKNTIKKSCYIRPFYFVGDYGINLHVTEKAPTNVAIFTFPFGDLFNKNGITAGVVSWRKFSDMSTPPQAKMGGNYLNSIIATQEAKRNGFDEAILLDHNGNVSEAPGENVFIVREGQLVTPTLSSSALEGITRDAIIKIAKDLDIDVIERDVTRSELIISEEIFLTGTAAEITPIISMDAKKIGDGKPGDITKKMMQEYTDIVMNKNGDYSHWLTEVY; this is encoded by the coding sequence ATGAAACTTCCACTTTCAAAATATGTATGGTTTGATGGAAAATATGTCCTTACTGAAAAGGCAAAAGTGCCAATTACTACACATGCAATTCACTATGGGACATCAATATTTGAAGGAATTAGAGGTTATTGGAATGGAAAAAACCTTTATGTTTTTAGATTAGATGAGCATGTAAAACGATTTAGGAGATCAGGACAATTCTACAATATCTCATTGAATTTTTCAGATAAAGAAATAACAGATGCTATTGTTGGGATCTGTAGGAAGAACACTATCAAAAAATCATGTTACATAAGACCATTTTATTTTGTAGGTGATTATGGGATTAATCTCCATGTTACTGAAAAGGCTCCAACAAATGTTGCAATTTTTACATTTCCTTTTGGGGATTTATTTAACAAAAATGGAATTACGGCAGGAGTTGTATCTTGGAGAAAATTCTCAGACATGTCTACACCGCCACAAGCAAAAATGGGTGGAAATTATCTGAATTCAATCATTGCAACTCAAGAAGCAAAAAGAAATGGTTTTGATGAAGCAATTTTACTTGATCATAATGGAAATGTGAGTGAAGCACCAGGAGAAAATGTCTTCATTGTAAGAGAAGGACAACTAGTAACACCTACATTATCATCATCTGCACTTGAAGGAATTACACGTGATGCGATTATCAAAATTGCAAAAGATTTGGATATTGATGTTATAGAAAGAGATGTTACTAGAAGTGAACTGATCATTTCAGAAGAGATTTTTCTTACTGGAACAGCAGCTGAAATCACACCCATCATATCAATGGATGCAAAAAAGATCGGTGATGGCAAACCAGGCGACATTACAAAGAAAATGATGCAGGAATATACAGACATAGTTATGAACAAAAATGGCGATTATTCTCATTGGCTAACGGAAGTGTACTAA
- a CDS encoding Gfo/Idh/MocA family oxidoreductase: MKIVQIGTGGWGKNHTRILSQLGVLSAICDANPQKSKEYGDKYSVKYYDSLDELLNSEEFDGAFVVTPTSTHTEIAKKLLEAKKHVFVEKPMTYKSEDGELLAKLAEKNKVILTCGYIERFNPAVDEVKKLVKGKKFGDLVMLEFHRENRMPLHIKDVGIIYDTSVHDIDTANWLFDDMPHVVFARAGKIKHEHEDFASIMLGYKDDRVAIISSNWITPKKVRKFNAVCTDAIISSDFITQEIIIEKDNHNETIQNEKQEPLLLEIQSFLGAIEGKNEHIVKSQEAVNVTKIAEAALLSSLKGIPIYLDLK; encoded by the coding sequence ATGAAAATTGTTCAAATTGGGACAGGAGGATGGGGGAAAAATCATACTAGAATTTTATCTCAACTAGGAGTTCTTTCAGCAATTTGTGATGCAAACCCTCAAAAAAGTAAAGAATACGGAGATAAATATTCTGTAAAGTATTATGATTCATTAGATGAATTGCTAAATTCTGAAGAATTTGATGGTGCCTTTGTTGTAACACCAACATCTACTCATACTGAAATTGCAAAAAAATTGTTAGAGGCAAAAAAACATGTTTTTGTAGAAAAACCAATGACCTACAAATCGGAGGACGGTGAATTACTTGCTAAACTTGCAGAAAAGAACAAAGTTATTCTCACATGTGGATACATAGAGAGATTTAATCCAGCAGTGGATGAAGTGAAAAAATTAGTTAAAGGAAAAAAATTTGGTGATTTAGTAATGTTAGAATTTCATCGTGAAAATAGAATGCCTCTACATATCAAAGATGTTGGAATAATTTATGACACATCAGTCCATGATATTGATACTGCTAATTGGTTGTTTGATGACATGCCACACGTAGTTTTTGCAAGGGCAGGTAAAATTAAGCATGAACATGAAGATTTTGCAAGCATAATGCTAGGATACAAAGATGACAGGGTCGCAATAATTTCATCAAATTGGATTACACCCAAAAAAGTTAGAAAATTTAATGCAGTATGTACAGATGCGATTATTTCATCAGATTTTATCACTCAAGAGATTATTATAGAAAAAGACAATCATAATGAAACTATTCAAAATGAGAAACAAGAGCCATTATTACTAGAGATTCAAAGTTTCCTTGGAGCAATCGAGGGCAAAAATGAGCATATTGTAAAATCACAAGAAGCAGTAAATGTGACAAAAATAGCAGAAGCGGCACTCTTATCTAGTTTAAAGGGAATTCCAATTTATCTGGATTTAAAATGA
- a CDS encoding Trm112 family protein translates to MNKTMMDILACPIDKNHPLELFEIKEKDNVISEGALFCEKCSRFYPIIEGIPIMLPDELRDKKQEMDFLKNYKKELPEKIITHGNPWHL, encoded by the coding sequence ATGAATAAAACAATGATGGATATTTTAGCATGCCCAATTGATAAAAATCACCCGTTAGAATTATTTGAAATTAAAGAAAAAGACAACGTAATTTCCGAAGGGGCGTTATTTTGTGAAAAATGTTCTAGATTTTATCCGATTATAGAAGGTATTCCAATAATGCTTCCAGATGAATTAAGGGACAAAAAGCAAGAGATGGATTTCCTAAAAAATTACAAAAAAGAATTACCTGAAAAAATTATTACACATGGAAATCCATGGCACTTGTGA
- a CDS encoding acyltransferase — protein MVTNFISDKAKIGQNVQIWHFSYVGDNVEIGDNVKIGSLAHIDYDVKIGENTKIEGQAYIPPLSRIGKNVFIGPAAALTNDPYPMCDKMIGVTIEDNVIIGARAVIKAGVTVRKNSVVAMGAVVTRDVPENSVVIGSPATIRYSREEYDKKQRKWKES, from the coding sequence ATGGTTACAAATTTCATTTCAGATAAAGCAAAAATAGGTCAAAATGTGCAGATTTGGCATTTTTCATATGTGGGGGATAATGTAGAGATTGGAGACAATGTCAAAATTGGATCTCTTGCACATATTGATTATGATGTAAAGATTGGAGAAAACACAAAGATAGAAGGACAAGCATACATTCCACCATTATCTAGAATTGGAAAAAATGTTTTCATAGGTCCAGCAGCAGCCCTGACAAATGATCCTTATCCAATGTGTGATAAAATGATCGGAGTTACAATTGAGGATAATGTAATAATTGGTGCAAGAGCAGTAATCAAAGCTGGTGTCACTGTAAGAAAGAATAGCGTTGTTGCAATGGGGGCAGTTGTAACAAGAGATGTTCCTGAAAATTCTGTGGTAATTGGTTCTCCTGCTACGATAAGATACAGCAGAGAAGAATACGACAAGAAACAAAGAAAATGGAAAGAAAGTTAA
- a CDS encoding glycosyltransferase 4 family protein, whose product MIELILPVIVSCFIAFFLVFVMTPPLIKFLEKRNLTVKDMNKKENVMVARPGGISIIVGIIASEITLYAFLQLNEILAITITTFAAFLIGYVDDRRVMGGWFKPVALGIAAIPIIVFGAYDSDLAFPIFGTVQIPALYLGLIIFMIPITGNTINSIDVLNGVASGFMVIASFSLSLCLFIIQNYDIAIISLPLGFVSLAFYKYHKIPSKIFPGDSGALTLGAMYGAIAIVGGVEIIAAVALLPAVINSFLFLSSVKRIVEHRQIKGKPVEHTDDFKLKATDDKTAPVTLVRLILAGGPLTEKQVGFAIFRLAIFSGILAIITAFLMGASL is encoded by the coding sequence TTGATTGAATTAATACTTCCTGTAATAGTTTCATGCTTTATTGCATTTTTTCTAGTTTTTGTAATGACACCACCGCTGATTAAATTTCTTGAAAAAAGAAATCTTACAGTCAAAGATATGAATAAGAAAGAGAACGTGATGGTTGCAAGACCTGGTGGAATATCTATTATTGTGGGAATTATTGCATCTGAAATTACACTTTATGCATTTTTACAGTTAAATGAAATTCTTGCGATAACTATTACCACATTTGCAGCTTTTCTAATAGGATACGTTGATGATCGAAGAGTTATGGGTGGATGGTTTAAACCCGTAGCGCTTGGAATTGCTGCAATTCCAATAATCGTTTTTGGTGCATATGATTCAGATCTTGCTTTTCCTATATTTGGAACTGTTCAAATTCCAGCATTATATCTTGGGTTAATAATTTTCATGATCCCGATTACTGGTAATACAATTAATTCAATTGATGTTCTAAATGGAGTTGCAAGTGGCTTTATGGTAATTGCAAGTTTTTCATTATCATTATGTTTGTTTATAATTCAAAATTATGACATTGCAATCATAAGTCTGCCATTGGGATTTGTTTCTCTAGCATTTTACAAATACCATAAAATCCCAAGCAAAATTTTTCCTGGCGACTCTGGTGCACTAACTCTTGGTGCAATGTACGGAGCAATTGCAATTGTTGGTGGCGTTGAAATAATTGCAGCAGTAGCACTGCTGCCTGCAGTGATCAACTCCTTTTTGTTTCTGTCAAGTGTAAAACGTATAGTTGAACATAGACAAATCAAAGGAAAACCTGTAGAGCATACTGATGATTTTAAACTAAAAGCAACTGATGACAAAACCGCACCCGTAACTTTGGTGAGATTAATTCTTGCTGGAGGTCCACTAACTGAAAAACAGGTTGGATTTGCTATCTTTAGACTGGCTATTTTTTCAGGAATTTTGGCAATAATTACGGCATTTTTGATGGGAGCATCTCTTTGA